The following are encoded in a window of Nitrospiraceae bacterium genomic DNA:
- a CDS encoding alpha-keto acid decarboxylase family protein, which yields MNDSYTIGTLLLDRLYKLGLHHIFGIPGDYVLTLFKLIEESPIRHIGTTREDCAGFAADAYARIHGIGGACVTYCVGGLNMVNAVACAYAERSPVVLISGSPGLKERVNNPFLHHMVRDFSTQRDVFEKITVASVVLDDPHTAEREIDRALKALMQFKRPIYLEIPRDLVMTPVQVASTTPPTVTDCQSDPAALKEAVAEVRGILSGSERPLILAGAEIHRFGLQDQLTELVEHMNVPIATTLLGKSVLREDHPLNIGVYGGLVGREEILEFVENADCLLTLGTLLTDVEDVKAHATLLAAGRTIHATADSIAIKHHTYDGVRFEDFVRALAASPLPSFPSRALPPRDSVRFDPPGPEAAVSLRNVFGYLDGLLNEKTVVIADVGESLFAAADLRVRKSAEFLSPAYYTSMGFSVPAALGAGFADPGLRPLVLVGDGAFQMTGTELSTCIRNGQAPIVVVLNNRGYGTEREILEGPFNDIHEWQYEKICDVLGGGVGHRVGTFGELVHALSAAVDDPKQVHVLNVLLDPRDRSTAMKRVAQRLAKRMAGQKI from the coding sequence ATGAATGACTCTTACACCATTGGCACACTTCTCCTGGACCGTCTGTATAAATTGGGTCTGCATCATATTTTTGGCATTCCCGGCGATTATGTGCTGACGCTCTTTAAGCTCATTGAAGAATCACCTATCCGGCACATCGGAACCACCCGGGAAGATTGCGCGGGCTTTGCGGCGGATGCCTATGCGCGTATACATGGGATTGGCGGTGCATGTGTGACCTATTGCGTGGGTGGTTTGAATATGGTCAATGCCGTTGCCTGTGCGTATGCCGAGCGGTCGCCGGTGGTGTTGATCTCCGGCTCACCCGGGCTGAAGGAACGAGTCAATAATCCCTTCCTGCATCACATGGTCCGTGATTTCTCGACCCAGCGCGATGTCTTTGAAAAGATTACGGTGGCTTCCGTCGTGTTGGACGACCCTCATACTGCCGAACGGGAGATTGACAGGGCCTTGAAGGCGTTAATGCAATTTAAGCGGCCGATCTATTTGGAAATTCCTCGAGACCTCGTGATGACTCCCGTGCAGGTGGCCTCAACAACACCACCGACAGTCACGGACTGCCAGAGTGATCCAGCGGCACTCAAAGAAGCCGTCGCCGAAGTTCGCGGCATTTTGTCCGGTTCCGAACGTCCGCTTATTCTGGCCGGCGCCGAAATCCATCGATTCGGCCTTCAGGACCAATTGACCGAACTGGTCGAACATATGAATGTGCCCATCGCCACCACCTTGCTGGGGAAGTCCGTCCTTCGCGAAGACCATCCATTGAATATCGGGGTGTATGGCGGACTGGTGGGGCGGGAAGAAATTCTGGAGTTCGTGGAAAATGCCGACTGTCTGCTGACCCTAGGAACATTGCTTACTGATGTTGAAGACGTCAAAGCGCATGCCACGCTCCTGGCAGCAGGCCGGACCATTCATGCGACGGCGGACTCCATTGCTATCAAGCATCACACCTATGACGGTGTCCGCTTTGAAGATTTTGTTCGAGCGTTGGCGGCGTCCCCCTTGCCGTCGTTTCCGTCACGAGCGCTCCCGCCACGCGATAGCGTCCGGTTTGATCCACCCGGTCCGGAAGCGGCAGTGAGCCTTCGCAATGTGTTCGGATATTTGGATGGTTTGCTCAACGAGAAGACGGTGGTGATTGCCGATGTCGGGGAGTCGCTGTTTGCTGCTGCAGATCTGCGTGTACGAAAAAGTGCGGAGTTCCTGTCGCCGGCCTATTACACCTCCATGGGATTTAGTGTCCCCGCCGCTCTCGGGGCGGGGTTTGCTGATCCCGGCCTGAGGCCACTTGTGTTAGTAGGTGACGGCGCATTCCAAATGACCGGCACTGAGTTGTCCACCTGCATTCGCAATGGGCAGGCCCCCATTGTGGTGGTGCTGAATAACCGCGGCTATGGGACGGAACGGGAAATTCTCGAAGGTCCGTTCAATGACATCCATGAATGGCAGTACGAGAAGATTTGTGATGTATTGGGCGGAGGCGTGGGACATCGAGTGGGCACGTTCGGAGAGTTAGTTCACGCTTTGAGTGCTGCGGTTGATGATCCGAAACAGGTACATGTGCTGAATGTCCTGCTTGATCCTCGTGACCGATCCACCGCCATGAAGCGCGTTGCCCAGCGATTGGCCAAACGGATGGCAGGACAAAAGATCTGA
- a CDS encoding FG-GAP repeat protein, with amino-acid sequence MNTFQNSPERKAPLVVLICGLMLLLGPWLPPEADAQTTTRVSVNSNGKEGNDSSGLLDTFYAVISGDGRFVAFPSKATNLVANDSNGFQDIFLHDRNTGETIRVSVDSNGNESNGNSSNPELSADGRFVGFESEASNLVPGDSNGVSDTFLYDRLTKETTRISVNSNGVQGDLKSYTGYPTPDGRFILFNSEATNLVDGDTNGVFDVFVRDRQTGQTTRVSVSSTGTQGNSFSGAGLFSDDGRFVAFTSDADNLVPGDTNGFWDAFVHDRQTGQTTRVSLNASGIQGNNHTLASFISPDGRFVPFLSQASNLVPGDTNGGPFGSNVDIFVHDRQTGQTTRVSVDSNGVQADGSSGGINISSDGRYVTFYSEATNLVPGDTNGAWDVFVHDRQIKQTSRVSINTNGGEANGDSQFGAASRDGRIIAFVSDAPNLVSGDTNNVEDIFVHERGSSITNTKKTGQTDLDGNGTSDLLWRNTRTGSTAIWLLNGAIIGSAGFPGGVPLAWQIAGIGDVDGDGKADVIWRHSTSATVAIWLMNGVTITSVGFPASVPTAWSLQAVGDLNGDDKADLVWRNSNDGNTAIWLMNGTRIAASGFLGKVSLAWQLAGVGDVNGDGKADLIWRNGTSNAVAIWVMNGLTMTSSGFPGNVSPDLQIAGVGDVNGDGKADLIWRNTNSGDVAVWLLNGTSIASSGIVDRLPSQWQIAQVGDADGDGKADVIWYNTTSGAVVCWLLNGLTIASEAFPGTVSTDWIIAGRPVSSPLRITTASTLPAGTVNKSYSITLAKSGGTPSFSWTVFSGSLPPGLTLNPSTGQISGTPTTAGKFLATIRVQDSGNPSQSAQELFSLTINSPSPPPTGGNGGGTLTISGGPASIGGTFVARSPFVSKDTSLLMGVVSWIENVTKNFHLEALTISFNYITGEIFSTGILFVAGDSSSATDWSCSGSFVGQGLPTAPGTCRGVTVNQAAGTVSFSNTVLDLSSTSAPPITLNGTLTFPPF; translated from the coding sequence ATGAACACATTCCAGAACAGTCCCGAGAGGAAGGCCCCGCTCGTGGTTCTAATCTGTGGGCTCATGCTTCTGCTGGGGCCCTGGCTGCCGCCAGAAGCGGATGCGCAAACCACCACACGGGTAAGCGTGAATTCGAATGGTAAAGAAGGTAATGATTCTAGCGGTCTTTTGGATACCTTTTATGCGGTTATCAGTGGGGACGGACGATTTGTAGCCTTTCCATCGAAGGCTACCAATTTGGTGGCAAATGATTCCAATGGTTTCCAGGATATATTTCTTCACGATCGCAATACTGGAGAAACCATTCGTGTAAGTGTTGACTCGAATGGCAATGAAAGCAATGGTAACAGTTCAAATCCTGAGTTAAGTGCTGATGGGCGATTCGTAGGCTTTGAATCAGAGGCCTCAAATTTAGTTCCAGGAGACTCCAATGGAGTGAGTGACACCTTCCTGTATGACCGGCTGACCAAGGAAACCACCCGAATCAGTGTGAACTCCAATGGTGTACAGGGTGATTTAAAGAGTTATACGGGCTATCCAACCCCCGATGGGCGTTTTATTTTGTTCAATTCAGAAGCAACAAATCTGGTAGATGGGGATACCAATGGTGTGTTCGATGTGTTTGTAAGGGATCGGCAAACGGGACAAACCACGCGCGTTAGTGTGAGTTCCACTGGAACACAAGGCAATTCTTTCAGTGGCGCTGGACTTTTCAGCGATGACGGGCGGTTCGTGGCTTTCACTTCCGATGCCGACAATCTGGTCCCAGGCGATACCAACGGATTTTGGGATGCGTTTGTGCATGACCGGCAAACGGGACAAACCACGCGCGTTAGCTTGAATGCCAGTGGAATCCAGGGGAATAATCACACTCTTGCCTCCTTTATTAGCCCGGATGGGCGTTTTGTACCCTTTCTTTCACAAGCCAGTAACCTTGTTCCCGGAGACACCAACGGAGGGCCTTTTGGTTCGAATGTGGACATTTTTGTACATGACCGCCAGACAGGGCAAACGACTCGCGTAAGTGTAGATTCCAACGGCGTACAAGCTGATGGCTCAAGTGGAGGGATTAACATAAGTTCAGACGGCCGATATGTAACGTTTTATTCGGAAGCCACCAACTTAGTGCCCGGGGATACCAACGGCGCCTGGGATGTGTTTGTGCACGACCGCCAGATAAAACAAACCAGCCGAGTGAGTATTAATACGAACGGTGGAGAAGCCAATGGAGATAGTCAATTTGGCGCAGCCAGCAGAGATGGGCGCATCATCGCTTTTGTGTCCGATGCCCCTAATTTAGTATCGGGAGATACAAATAACGTAGAAGACATTTTTGTACATGAACGTGGTTCTTCGATTACAAACACAAAAAAGACGGGCCAGACCGATCTGGATGGCAATGGCACCAGCGATCTGCTGTGGCGAAATACCAGGACTGGCAGCACCGCGATCTGGTTGCTGAATGGAGCCATTATTGGATCGGCCGGCTTCCCGGGCGGCGTGCCGCTAGCCTGGCAGATTGCGGGGATCGGCGATGTGGATGGGGATGGCAAAGCAGATGTCATCTGGCGTCATAGCACGAGCGCCACCGTGGCTATCTGGCTGATGAATGGGGTGACCATTACCTCCGTGGGCTTCCCCGCCAGTGTGCCGACAGCATGGAGCCTGCAAGCCGTGGGAGATTTGAATGGAGATGACAAGGCCGACCTCGTCTGGCGTAATTCCAACGATGGCAACACGGCGATCTGGTTGATGAACGGGACCAGGATTGCCGCCTCGGGATTTTTGGGGAAGGTGTCGCTCGCCTGGCAGCTCGCGGGAGTGGGTGATGTGAACGGCGATGGCAAGGCGGACCTCATCTGGCGCAATGGCACAAGCAACGCGGTGGCCATCTGGGTGATGAACGGATTAACCATGACGTCCTCAGGCTTCCCCGGCAACGTCTCACCGGATTTGCAGATCGCGGGGGTGGGCGATGTCAACGGCGATGGCAAGGCCGACCTCATCTGGCGCAACACCAATAGCGGCGACGTGGCGGTGTGGCTGTTGAACGGCACCTCTATAGCCTCATCAGGCATCGTGGATAGATTGCCGTCGCAATGGCAGATTGCGCAGGTGGGCGATGCCGATGGCGATGGCAAGGCCGATGTGATTTGGTACAACACCACGTCCGGCGCCGTGGTTTGTTGGCTGCTGAATGGTTTGACGATCGCGTCCGAGGCATTCCCGGGAACAGTCTCCACAGATTGGATCATTGCCGGACGGCCGGTATCTTCGCCGCTTCGTATCACCACCGCATCGACCTTGCCCGCAGGAACGGTGAACAAATCCTATAGCATCACGCTCGCAAAATCCGGGGGAACGCCCTCGTTTTCATGGACGGTGTTTTCGGGGTCCTTACCACCAGGACTTACACTCAATCCATCCACCGGACAGATCAGCGGCACCCCAACCACAGCAGGAAAATTCCTCGCGACAATCCGAGTGCAGGATAGTGGAAACCCTTCGCAGTCGGCGCAGGAATTATTCAGCCTAACGATCAATTCACCTTCCCCTCCTCCCACAGGCGGGAATGGAGGAGGGACCTTGACGATTTCCGGTGGGCCCGCTTCCATTGGTGGCACCTTTGTGGCGCGTTCCCCATTTGTCTCAAAGGATACTTCACTCCTTATGGGCGTAGTATCCTGGATTGAAAATGTAACCAAAAACTTTCATCTTGAGGCGCTTACGATAAGTTTCAATTATATAACGGGAGAAATTTTTTCCACTGGTATTCTATTTGTGGCTGGTGATTCCAGTAGTGCAACCGACTGGAGTTGCAGCGGGTCATTTGTGGGACAGGGATTACCCACGGCCCCCGGGACTTGCAGGGGGGTAACCGTAAACCAAGCAGCGGGAACAGTAAGCTTCTCCAATACGGTATTAGACCTTTCGAGCACATCTGCTCCACCAATTACGTTAAACGGGACGCTGACATTTCCCCCGTTTTAG
- a CDS encoding LPP20 family lipoprotein has protein sequence MLMTKAIKLQMTVLGILLVMTGCASQKPMGQEAEGLGRVDTPIQNVEGLPEWVSQKGAAFSGERKVLYGVGSASGVRNPTLRRRAAEGQARNDLAATLNVYVAGLQKQYLAETTAGDLSQTSVEQHIQDTMKQVTEASLVGAEIVEYWEHPLRNEAYALCRLDIEKVIEAMDSYAAADSKFKELDAKMRDFVRKNADNAHKELNEELQTKK, from the coding sequence ATGCTTATGACAAAGGCAATCAAACTGCAAATGACCGTTCTTGGGATTTTACTCGTCATGACTGGTTGTGCATCACAAAAACCAATGGGTCAAGAAGCCGAAGGACTGGGAAGAGTGGACACGCCGATTCAAAATGTCGAGGGCTTACCAGAGTGGGTGAGTCAAAAAGGGGCGGCCTTTAGTGGAGAACGCAAAGTCCTTTATGGAGTGGGAAGTGCTTCTGGGGTTCGTAACCCTACCCTAAGACGCCGCGCCGCCGAAGGACAGGCCCGCAATGATTTAGCCGCAACCCTCAACGTGTATGTGGCGGGCCTACAAAAACAATATCTTGCAGAAACAACAGCGGGAGATCTCTCCCAAACCAGTGTCGAACAGCATATACAGGACACAATGAAACAGGTAACAGAAGCCAGTCTCGTTGGTGCTGAGATCGTTGAGTATTGGGAACACCCTCTGCGCAATGAAGCCTATGCGTTGTGCAGACTGGATATCGAAAAAGTCATAGAAGCCATGGATTCCTATGCGGCAGCCGACAGCAAATTCAAGGAATTGGATGCCAAAATGCGGGATTTTGTCCGAAAAAATGCGGATAATGCTCACAAGGAATTGAATGAAGAACTTCAAACGAAAAAATAG